The sequence GCTCCTCCCAAGGCCAGGCCACTGATGTCCCCGGCTGCTGGGCAGACTTCCCGTGTGCCCCTGCCCTTCCCTGCTGGCAGAACCAATTATTCCCACGGCAAAGCAGGCACCGACGGCCGCCAGTCCCGGGGCGGGTTTGCTGCCTTGGAGAAAGAGCGGGCGCTGCGCGGTTAGCCCGTGGGCTTCCCGGCCGGGCTTCCCTCCGCGGCCTCCGCCTGCAGGTTTCCGCTGCCGGGGGTCCTGGAGGCCGGGCTGACCTGCCTGGAGGGGGGCAGACTGACGCTGCGCAGGGAGAGCCCGGAGGTGACGGAGCTCATCAGGGGCAGGCTGAACCAGGACGAGGTCTGGCTGCCCTCCCGGTGCACGGGGCCCCCGCACTGCCAGGGGTGGAGGGTCAGCCCCCGCACGGAGCTGTCGCTGGTCTTCTCCTGGGCCATGAAGTTGGCGTTCTTCAAGGGCTGCTTGGGCCACGGCAAGGACTTGGGGGACATGGGGGGCAACTTTTTGAAGGGCAGCTGCTTTTCGAGGGGCTCGGGGATGATGGGGTCCTGGAAGTACCACCATTGGTGGAGGGGGTGGGCCGGGATGGGCAGGAGGGTGAGCGCGGCGAGGAGGGAGAGCCAGCACAGGGTGCTCCTGAGGTAGGGCTGCTGGACCTCCTGGCTCTGGGGACAGAgaagggggcggggggtggggttcAGGCACGGGCTGCCCCAGGCGCTGGGGGCGGGGGCCCAGGCCCGAGAGGACGTGGTCCCCCCAGAGCGGGCGTGCAGGGAGGCGCGTCTCACCGCGCTGGCGTTCCAGGCGACGTAGTAGGGGGGCACCCTCTGGGAGAGCTGTATGAGGCTGATGACGAGGACGGCCAGGAGCCCGGGCAGGGCCACGTAGCACCACAGGAAGGTGAACACGGGCCACAGGATGCGGCCCTGCTCCCTGGACATCTCCTCCATGAACCTGGGGGACGACAACGGGGCCTCCAGCGGCCGGGGCCCGGAGCCCGGAGCCCTCGTCCCTGGGCGCTCGCAGAAGCTCTCAAGTCTTAGGGGTTGCCGGGTCCGACtggggccccccgcccccccgagCCTGGGCTCTGCCTCTGGGCTCCCCGACACGGGCCCCCGCGAGCCCCGGCGCCGCCCCGGCCCTCTGCCTTCAGCCTAGCCCGGCACCCGACGGCAGGGGCGCCCGCGCCCAGGCCCGCCCGCCGGCGCCCTCCAGGCCGCCCCGCCCCGCTGAGGCGCCCGTCGAGGTCGGCCCTAGACCCGGGGGCGGCCCCGCGCTGGGAGGTAACCTCTTGGCTCCGTAGATCCAGGCCAGGCCCGCGTTCTGGACGGTCACGATGACGCACAGGGTCAGCGGGACCAGGTGGTCGTCGAACACGGACAGGATGTAGTTGCCAGGGCGACTGGTGAAGACGAGGCTGCCCAGGAAACCTCCCACGCAGACGATCACTGAGGCGCGGGAAGGGGGACCACGCTGAGGTCCAGGGGCCAAAGCCGGCCTGGGGAcccgggcggcggggcgggcggcggcaGGCACCTGAGAGCAGCGTGGGATGCTTCCTGGAGGCGGGGATGGCCGCCTGGAGGGGCAGGACGACGCCCTCCGAGATCTTCAACAAGGTGCTCAGCCCAGTGACGAGCAGGGCCAGGAAGAAGATGATGGTCCAGAAAGGGGCGCCCGGGAACAACGAGACAGCCTGGGAGAAGGCAACCAGTGCCAGGCCGGGGCCGTCCATGAACTGCGGGGGAGAAGGGCTCTGAGGCAGAGGCGGGTCTGGGCGGTGGGGCTGGTCCGGGCTCGATTAGCGATGTCTGTCTCGGGCGTGGAAAGGGCTGGGAACGGTGAGAGGCGCACGTGCTGAGGGTTCATCCTCCTAAGTTTTGCTAGTTGCATGAGTGTCACCTTTTAGGACCTCAGTTTCCTAGTTTAACAGGGAGGGGTCCTCGGGCTGAATGACAGGAGAGCAAGAACCTGGCAAGGGCCTGGCACATACGAAATTGTGGCAGAAACATGGACACAACTCAAAAGGTGTTTCGGGGGCCCCTGGGGCTGTGCAGACACCCATTTCCCAGGGCCCCCCTGCCTGCCGCTCACGCaccttctccttctgggccttGATGCTGCAGGGCGGGGAGAAGCGAACGATCTGGTGCTGGAGGTCCTGGGGGAGGCGGTCGATCCAGTGCAGGTAGTGCAGGGCGGGCAGGAGCAGGATGTTCTCTGGGGGCTGGGCCCCCTCCGGCAGCACCCCCTTGGCTACCAGGTTCTTGAGCGTGGAGACGCTCCtgaaggagaaggggaggggcagAAGGGTGGTGGAGAACGAGTCGGCGCCTCGGCCACCAGGGAAGCTGAGGACCAGAGGGCCAGAGAGGGCAGGGCTCTGCCCAAGACGCCTGCGGCTGAGAGGAGGGTAAGCAGAGGAACGCGGTCGAGTCCCACCAGGACTCCTCTGTATTCGtccacattttctctttctttttagacCTCAGACCTGGAGCACTGGGGGAATCAAACCTATTCATCGAGCATTTTCAACAGCAGGGCGAAGTCCGCGTGAACTTTTCCTTCTTCTACGTGGCTGAATTTGCATCTATTTTGTTGCTTCTAAGGGCCACCCTCACTGCAGAGCCCACGTATACCTCGAGTTTGTATTTGCTTTCCCACCTAAGGCCTCCGCACCCTGGCCTCAGACGGCCATCGAACCGCAGGGCTCAGGAGGGCAGTGCTCTAGGCTacacctggggatgagctccAGCGTGGGACGCCGCATCGGCAGTGTTCTAGCAGAGGGCACTGCCCTAGGAGATGGTGGTTCTCAGCCAAGGCCGCTCATCGGAATCACCTGGGAGCCAAGAACGACCCAACGCCCAGTTTTTCCTGAGCTATAATTTGCAGATAATAAAAAGAACCTGTAGTCAATGTAAAATTCAATGAGTTTTGACCAGTGACCTGTGTAACcaacaccccaatcaaaatacGGAATGTTTCCATCACTCCCGGAGAGTGACCTCGGGCTCCTTTCCAGTGCATTCTGTCCACGCAAGAGGCAATCACTGATTTCCATCACTCACACTCGCTCTTCCTGTTCTTGGACTTCTCATAAATGGAGTTTCACAATATGGAGTTTTCTGTGCTTGGTCTTTTTCATTCTATAGTTTGCCTGTGAAATTCATCCAAGTATGTATCAGCAGTCCGCTCCTGTGCGTTGACTGAATGAATAGGCTAAGGTTTGTtgtctgttcatctgttgatggacatttgggttgtttgtagTTTGGGCCATTAGGAGTAAAACTGTTGTGAAATTGTTATTCATGTTTTAATGTCACAGTCTTGTGACAGCACAGAACaccaaagaattatccagcccccAAATCCAACAGTGCCGAGTTAGAGAAACTATGCCTTAGCAGATGGAGAGAGTTCTGTCCTATTTCTAGTTtgttgaggtgttttttttttcatgattgggtattgaattttgtcaaatgattcttttccttaatctgttaatgtggtgaattatattaattcattttccaACGTTAGATAAGTTTGCATTTCTCGGATAAACCCTCTTGTTCATAAGGTAGACtatctgttttatatatttatggaTTAGATTTCCTAATATCTTAAGAATTTTTTCGTCTATGTCGACAAAGGGTActgttttgtccttttattttcttataatgcCCTTTACGTGTTTTTGTATCAGGGTCACGCTGGTCTCAAATACAGAGTTGGAaagtgtttcctcttccttcacTACCCAAAAGAGTTTGTGTTGGATTGGTGTTTATTATAACTCCTGTAAGTGTTAGATTTTGCCTGTGAGGTCATATAGGCCCTGAACTTACTTTGTTGGAAGGTCTTAAATTATGATTTTAATTGTTCAACTCAGAAATAGAGCTGTtcagatttttctgtttcttcttgtgtcGGTCTTGATGGTTTGTGCCGTTCAAGGCCTTTGTCCTTTTCCTTTGAGCTGTTGCTTTCATTGGAGGAGCCAATGCCTAGACGCACCCCAGACCGAGCAAACTATAATCACTAGGGTGGGGCCCAAATGTAAGCGTTTTCTGAGGCTCCCCGAAGGATTGCAATACGCAGCCTAAGCCGGCAACCCCTGACTGTGGCCCAGAATGTTCTACCAGCCCCCTAGGAGAGTTGAATAATTGATCCCCAGATCTTCTCCAGTCCATCTTCAACTTTTGGAAACCGCCGGACAGTCTCTTCTCCAAGCCATACCTATGGAGTGGTGCCTGTTAGAGTATGTACTCCCCCTTGGATTGTTTTCTCTGAGAGTAAATGGGACGTTCTTATCCCTTCCAATGGCGAGGTCCTGAGTTTGAGGGAGCACGAGGCTGGGGACCGGTAAAGCCGGGGTGGGGGTGCGTCGCCTGGGACTCGCAAGGCTGGGCTCACTCACTTCTCGACACAGGCGTGGCCGCTGGTGGAGGTCCAGTACCCCAGCACTAGAAAGACGGTGGCCGCGGCCAGCATCGAGGTGAGCAGGTTGACCAGGGCCACCCAGAAGGCCGTCTGGACAGAGCTGTTGCCGCGAACCTTGGAGGAGAAGTTGATGACGGTCCCCATGCCCAGACTCAGGGAGTAGAGGACGTGGCCTCCTGCCTGGCGCCACAGGTCCAGCGAGGCCAGGGCAGAGAGCTGCGGAGGGCGGGGGGTGGCGAGAGGTTGGGGGGAGTGGGCTCAGGGCGTGGAAGCACCAGCGAGCTGGCCGAGGGTGGGCTGGGGTCAAGAGCAGAGGGAcgagggctgggggcaggggaaggagagaagatgcGGGGAGGGAGACTCGGGGGAGGTCCTGAGAGTTGGGGGGGGGAAGTTGGGGTCCCCGGCCTCACCTCTACTGTCACCACTCGTTTGAGGCTGGCGCCGGCGCCTTCCAGCAACAGACAACGGAGAAAGAGGCAGCAAAGGATGACGGAGGGAAAGAACGACAAGACGACCAGCATCTGGCAGGGGCGGCAGGAGCCGGCGAGGCGGGGAGGAGGAGAGCAGAGGCGGGCATCAGCGGGGGCTGCGGGCCGCAGGGGAGGACAGGGGCGGGCCAGGGGCCGTGCTGGCCCAGCGGGAGCACGAGGG is a genomic window of Dasypus novemcinctus isolate mDasNov1 chromosome 18, mDasNov1.1.hap2, whole genome shotgun sequence containing:
- the LOC101426390 gene encoding orphan sodium- and chloride-dependent neurotransmitter transporter NTT5-like; the encoded protein is MGPVEDVVDLPEERYSSELLSLKSLGSRPLAQDTPTTKTRTYFTQTKKKEYILVQVAFSAGLASIWRFPYLCHRNGGGKAGGPGGCPLKALGGWEPGPGLRVEEPAGQRTRGDGPPGGRPSALPSPGPFILVYSLALLLLGTPLLYMEIVLGQLLRMDNSRVWPRLLPYLGGVGYASLLVCSLVSLYNSAVASWSLSYLCHSFSYHLPWNHCPPGRRPNSTDLSCLQTVPPQYFWYNTVLRASGGVEEGAESVLLSLGLGVLAAWLCVCLVLITGLKLSTPMLVVLSFFPSVILCCLFLRCLLLEGAGASLKRVVTVELSALASLDLWRQAGGHVLYSLSLGMGTVINFSSKVRGNSSVQTAFWVALVNLLTSMLAAATVFLVLGYWTSTSGHACVEKSVSTLKNLVAKGVLPEGAQPPENILLLPALHYLHWIDRLPQDLQHQIVRFSPPCSIKAQKEKFMDGPGLALVAFSQAVSLFPGAPFWTIIFFLALLVTGLSTLLKISEGVVLPLQAAIPASRKHPTLLSVIVCVGGFLGSLVFTSRPGNYILSVFDDHLVPLTLCVIVTVQNAGLAWIYGAKRFMEEMSREQGRILWPVFTFLWCYVALPGLLAVLVISLIQLSQRVPPYYVAWNASAVRRASLHARSGGTTSSRAWAPAPSAWGSPCLNPTPRPLLCPQSQEVQQPYLRSTLCWLSLLAALTLLPIPAHPLHQWWYFQDPIIPEPLEKQLPFKKLPPMSPKSLPWPKQPLKNANFMAQEKTSDSSVRGLTLHPWQCGGPVHREGSQTSSWFSLPLMSSVTSGLSLRSVSLPPSRQVSPASRTPGSGNLQAEAAEGSPAGKPTG